From Lolium perenne isolate Kyuss_39 chromosome 5, Kyuss_2.0, whole genome shotgun sequence, a single genomic window includes:
- the LOC139831528 gene encoding uncharacterized protein: MRHGQCRLVWHLVYQPKHLGGLGFHNLRQLNIALRSKWIWLQKSEVDRPWDGLPRHPKPDTIAMFNASVRISVGDGSRIMFWDDPWINGLTVAALAPAVVALTKPRTQRSRTVKDGVAGDAWALDISGPLSVDVIVQYLGHWAVVHQVAIGVGQDTFRWKWTPDGSFTARSAYLAMTEGLPSHTLCPLCKAHDETLDHLSLDCPFAKVVGAGANSELRSPLPTPAAPLSEWWPAAVEWRPVGQRNKTNSLISLVLRSLWLEHNARVFDKIETSPQQLVRRIDDELHLWISSRGLGRPQGRGSRCSEWVVWPAPSVVAWRKSLPLTPHGLNPGSTPCVAHTSSLPELACLLATRSSSACLYPGLPKSVWPVMRT; encoded by the exons ATGAGGCACGGGCAGTGTCGCCTGGTCTGGCACCTCGTTTACCAGCCAAAACACCTCGGTGGTTTGGGGTTCCACAACCTCCGACAGCTCAACATCGCCCTTCGGTCCAAGTGGATCTGGCTGCAGAAATCGGAAGTTGATCGGCCATGGGACGGGCTTCCCCGACACCCAAAGCCTGACACCATTGCGATGTTCAACGCTTCGGTTCGTATCTCGGTTGGCGACGGCTCCAGAATCATGTTCTGGGATGACCCATGGATCAACGGGCTAACCGTCGCAGCCCTTGCGCCCGCCGTGGTTGCTCTCACGAAGCCTAGGACCCAGCGCAGCCGCACCGTCAAGGATGGAGTGGCGGGTGATGCGTGGGCGCTGGATATATCCGGCCCCCTCTCGGTCGACGTCATTGTTCAGTACCTCGGCCACTGGGCTGTTGTCCATCAGGTGGCGATCGGCGTGGGACAAGACACCTTCCGATGGAAGTGGACGCCTGACGGATCGTTCACCGCTCGCTCAGCGTACCTAGCCATGACGGAAG GGCTCCCCTCACACACGCTATGCCCGCTATGCAAAGCCCATGATGAGACGCTCGACCATCTCTCCTTGGACTGTCCCTTCGCTAAGGTGGTGGGGGCTGGAGCAAACTCGGAGTTGCGCTCCCCGCTCCCCACCCCGGCTGCACCGCTCTCGGAATGGTGGCCAGCGGCAGTCGAGTGGCGGCCTGTGGGCCAGCGAAATAAGACGAACTCCCTGATCTCCCTCGTCCTTCGGAGCCTCTGGCTTGAGCACAACGCTCGCGTCTTCGACAAGATCGAAACCAGCCCTCAACAGCTTGTTCGTCGGATCGACGACGAGTTGCATCTTTGGATTTCTAGTCGTGGTTTAGGAAGACCCCAAGGGAGGGGTAGTCGTTGTTCTGAGTGGGTGGTGTGGCCAGCTCCGTCTGTGGTTGCCTGGCGCAAGAGTCTTCCCCT AACTCCCCACGGCCTCAACCCTGGGTCAACCCCGTGCGTCGCCCACACCTCCTCCCTCCCGGAGCTTGCCTGCCTGCTCGCCACCCGAAGCTCGTCCGCCTGCCTCTATCCTGGGCTCCCCAAGTCGGTCTGGCCGGTGATGAGGACCTAG
- the LOC127303439 gene encoding uncharacterized protein, whose protein sequence is MDWADLPGDLLTTVSALLAVPGRICLRAVCRAWRAAIKEEEAAAMPSPWVIIPRTGGFSDSFTVLSAPTMNFFQWTPPGGVRARCVGSNGSWLAIVTAVDVETVAMSLVNPLTDARVELPLITTTMYSRCLFNPDPSHVEWGMNSLVQKVAFSPSPTAQDYTAAYVSNATTELLCARAGTDGWHLLAEIPSGDCMNFIKQDLDVAYHDGKFYYMVTSGQVWVADMTAPSPSPVPLAVLEPPLPTMVYLERGFHLAFSGDGALHVVWSLNDGHGCTMAQTCPDMLLTRYDPASGFFSPWTTPLTSMGGWAFFIGDRNQSMSVPVDGSTATWLRPDYVYFTNTPLSELYAFGRRGLWAFDLVTGRIGWPRGENEILEKQLESELDVHWDKSLWLMPSFT, encoded by the coding sequence ATGGACTGGGCTGACCTTCCCGGCGATCTCCTGACCACCGTCAGCGCGCTCCTCGCCGTCCCTGGCCGCATATGCCTCCGCGCCGTGTGCCGCGCATGGAGAGCAGCAATCAAAGAAGAGGAAGCCGCCGCAATGCCGTCGCCGTGGGTGATCATCCCGCGCACCGGGGGCTTCAGCGACTCCTTCACCGTCCTCTCCGCGCCCACCATGAATTTCTTCCAGTGGACGCCCCCGGGCGGCGTGCGCGCCCGCTGCGTCGGCTCCAACGGCAGTTGGCtagccatcgtcaccgccgtcgacGTCGAAACAGTCGCCATGTCGCTCGTCAACCCGCTCACGGACGCGCGCGTCGAGCTTCCGCTAATAACCACCACCATGTACTCCCGCTGTCTGTTCAATCCCGATCCGAGTCATGTCGAGTGGGGGATGAACTCGCTCGTCCAGAAGGTGGCCTTCTCCCCGAGCCCCACCGCGCAGGATTACACCGCTGCCTATGTCTCCAACGCCACCACGGAACTTCTGTGCGCCAGGGCCGGCACGGACGGCTGGCATCTGCTTGCCGAGATTCCTAGCGGCGACTGCATGAACTTCATAAAGCAGGATCTGGACGTGGCGTACCACGACGGCAAGTTCTACTACATGGTCACCAGCGGCCAGGTGTGGGTGGCGGACATGACCGCGCCATCCCCCTCTCCTGTGCCGCTCGCCGTCTTGGAGCCCCCGTTACCTACCATGGTCTACCTGGAACGGGGCTTCCACCTGGCTTTCTCGGGCGATGGTGCGTTGCACGTGGTGTGGAGCCTCAACGACGGCCATGGCTGCACCATGGCTCAAACCTGCCCGGATATGCTCTTGACACGCTACGACCCTGCATCTGGCTTCTTCTCGCCCTGGACGACGCCGCTGACGAGCATGGGCGGCTGGGCCTTTTTCATCGGCGATCGCAACCAGTCCATGTCGGTGCCCGTGGACGGCAGCACTGCCACTTGGCTCAGGCCTGACTATGTCTACTTCACCAACACCCCGCTCAGCGAGCTTTACGCCTTCGGGCGCCGAGGCTTGTGGGCGTTCGACCTGGTCACCGGCAGGATCGGTTGGCCGCGTGGGGAGAACGAGATCCTCGAGAAGCAGTTGGAATCGGAACTGGACGTGCACTGGGACAAGTCCCTTTGGTTGATGCCTTCCTTCACATAA
- the LOC127303440 gene encoding uncharacterized protein, with translation MSRPLFRRIMDGVKIYDDYFRAKVDALGKVGLSSYQKCTAAIRMLAYGVAGDFVDEYTRMSESTALESMYRFCRAVIGSFGEQYLRQPNAEDTARLLSINAARGFPGMLGSIDCMHWEWKNCPFGWQGAYSGHSEGCTVILEAVASHDTWIWHSFFGMAGSHNDINVLQRSPVFDRLAYGQSPDVDFEINGHHYTKGYYLADGIYPPWATLVKTIRNPTSEQEARFAKEQEAARKDVERAFGILQARWAIVRHPARAWDVQTLWEVMTACVIMHNMIVEVERDDSLFDNDWEGQGELVTPQGGPASFQDILHAHHEIRDLAVHNQLQADLVEHMWQHVGSNAANNNDEGNPQA, from the coding sequence ATGAGCAGGCCGCTGTtccgccggataatggatggcgtgaagatctacgacgaCTACTTCCGTGCGAAAGTGGATGCACttggcaaggtaggcctctcttcgtaccagaaatgcacggcagcgattaggatgctcgcatatggcgttgccggtgatttcgtagatgagtacacgcgcatgagtgagtcAACCGCCCTGGAATCGATGTACAGGTTCTGCAGAGCAGTGATCGGTTCGTTCGGAGAACAATACCTCCGGCAACCTAATGCAGAGGACACAGCTCGTCTGTTGTCGATCAACGCTGCCagggggtttcctgggatgcttggcagcatagactgcatgcactgggagtggaagaactgcccctttggttggcagggggcatacagcggccattctgaggggtgcacagtcattcttgaagctgttgcttcccatgacacatggatttggcactcattcttcggaatggctggctcgcacaatgacatcaatgtgctgcagcgctctccggtgtttgataggctagcgtacggtcagtcccctgatgtggattttgagatcaatggccaccactacaccaaggggtactaccttgctgatggtatctatccaccttgggctacactcgtgaagacaatccgaaaccccacctcagagcaggaggcaaggtttgccaaagagcaggaggcagcccggaaagatgtggagcgggcgtttggcatcctccaagctcgttgggctatcgtcagacaccctgccagagcctgggatgtgcaaactctgtgggaggtgatgaccgcttgtgtaatcatgcataacatgattgttgaggtagagcgggatgattcactctttgataatgactgggaaggccaaggagagttggttactcctcaaggtggtccggcatcattccaggacattcttcatgcgcaccatgaaATTAGAGATCTGGCTGTACACAACCAGCTTCAGGCTGATTTGGTCGAGCACATGTGGCAGCATGTAGGCAGcaatgctgcaaacaacaatgatgaaggaaATCCACAAGCCTAG